From a region of the Candida albicans SC5314 chromosome 1, complete sequence genome:
- a CDS encoding uncharacterized protein (Ortholog(s) have role in proteasome regulatory particle assembly and cytosol, nucleus localization) — protein sequence MTVDESDVSGSFQGLMRSLNLDSEQFKEYDDIDFESLNFIQLSHVKDEIENQLNILFDLLRHKYNADMDTPLVTPDGFPRSDLDVVTIRLLRIRIIRLRNDDRKVIHLLDDRMAQEFATRRESNIEAGEEESTTSSTSRYHIPFAQVREVVSGGPAFNSGLKEGDQIIVFDDDIHAANNNKLGSLVSRVRSKQNEEIKVDLKRGEERITLKLIPSDNWDGQGLLGCRLIPI from the coding sequence ATGACAGTAGATGAGCTGGATGTTAGTGGGTCTTTTCAAGGCTTAATGAGATCATTGAATTTGGATAGTGAACAATTTAAGGAATATGACGATATTGATTTCGAATCTCTTAATTTCATACAACTTTCACATGTCAAGGATGAGATAGAAaaccaattaaatatattatttgaCTTATTGAGACACAAGTACAATGCCGATATGGATACTCCATTAGTTACGCCTGATGGATTTCCAAGAAGTGATCTTGATGTGGTCACTATTCGATTACTACGAATCCGAATTATTCGATTGAGAAATGATGATAGAAAAGTTATACATTTATTAGATGACAGGATGGCCCAAGAGTTTGCTACTCGAAGAGAAAGCAACATAGAGGcaggagaagaagaactGACTACATCCTCTACATCAAGGTACCACATTCCATTTGCCCAAGTGAGAGAAGTAGTCTCTGGCGGACCTGCTTTCAATTCAGGGTTGAAAGAGGGAGACcaaataattgtttttgatgaCGACATTCATGCtgctaataataacaaGTTAGGCAGTTTAGTGTCAAGAGTTCGTTCGAaacaaaatgaagaaatcaaagtCGATTTGAAACGAGGCGAAGAAAGAATCACTTTGAAACTAATTCCGTCGGATAATTGGGACGGACAAGGTTTATTAGGATGCCGTTTAATACCTATATAG
- a CDS encoding uncharacterized protein (Protein similar to S. cerevisiae Gvp36p; transposon mutation affects filamentous growth) yields the protein MSFKFPSFDFKSIQESLPSVDQVKESFTKTSDQLSKSIQPYTTKTTQLISEQLKHLEQLANNTTDDIDVSELPQDYLQLESNCDLLLKLYTDLIQTTNETYGKVSYDYPPGNYAINKIKDANVSGLIGQKFNQLKNVSSPQELEKVLLGQDVDAESKDESGVVSIQPTSPQLPKTLFGHLAEICAKHSDELKSSEHPLSFALLQVSSTYQEIAVARLDQDKKIMSGLNAELIRTLNESFIKVNELRKKVYATRGEFDLLRSKYEKSDPENEELIAKEDGFVSATEVAVVEMKKLLKPSKNIDLLKVLVAAQKDYFEVGAKKLKEVLDNLDKIPTTGEEEEDD from the coding sequence ATGTCATTTAAGTTCCCATcgtttgattttaaatcaattcaagaaTCGTTACCATCAGTTGATCAAGTCAAAGAGTCTTTCACCAAGACCAGTGATCAATTGAGCAAATCAATTCAACCATACACCACTAAGACCACACAATTGATCTCagaacaattgaaacacTTGGAGCAGTTGGCTAACAATACAACAGATGACATTGATGTCAGTGAGTTGCCACAAGATTATTTGCAATTGGAATCAAATTgtgatttgttgttgaaattgtaCACTGATTTAATTCAAACCACCAATGAAACCTATGGTAAAGTCAGTTATGATTACCCACCTGGTAACTATGCCATCAACAAGATAAAGGACGCCAATGTCAGTGGTTTGATTGGACAAAAATTTaaccaattgaagaatGTTTCGTCACCtcaagaattggaaaaggTGTTACTTGGACAAGATGTCGATGCTGAATCTAAAGATGAATCAGGAGTAGTGAGTATTCAACCTACTTCACCACAATTGCCAAAAACCTTGTTTGGTCATTTAGCTGAAATATGTGCCAAACACAGCGACGAATTGAAATCTTCAGAACACCCATTATCATTTGCTCTTTTACAAGTTTCATCAACTTATCAAGAAATTGCTGTTGCCAGATTAGATCAAGATAAGAAGATTATGTCTGGATTGAATGCGGAATTAATTAGAACATTGAATGAAAGTTTTATTAAAGTAAATGAGTTACGTAAAAAAGTTTACGCAACCAGAGGcgaatttgatttattaagaAGCAAATACGAAAAACTGGATCCAGAAAATGAAGAGTTAATCGCTAAAGAAGATGGGTTTGTTAGTGCTACCGAGGTAGCTGTGGtggaaatgaaaaagttatTGAAACCTtctaaaaatattgatttgttgaaagtTTTAGTTGCCGCTCAAAAAGATTATTTTGAAGTTGGTGCTAAGAAATTAAAGGAAGTATTAGATAATTTGGATAAGATTCCAACTACtggtgaagaagaagaggatgATTAA
- a CDS encoding ubiquitin-related modifier (Ortholog(s) have protein tag activity and role in cell budding, cellular response to oxidative stress, invasive growth in response to glucose limitation, protein urmylation, tRNA wobble position uridine thiolation) has product MAIKIKVEFLGGLDIISNSVREHKCVIPFEEGEATVADLITYITKNIISDPKDIPVFIEDGTVRPGILVLINDTDWELEGMEEYVIESGDVFTFTSTLHGG; this is encoded by the coding sequence ATGgcaatcaaaatcaaagttGAGTTTTTAGGAGGTTTAGATATAATATCCAATTCAGTAAGAGAACACAAATGTGTGATACCATTCGAAGAAGGTGAAGCTACAGTTGCTGATTTGATAACCTACATCACCAAGAATATAATATCAGATCCTAAGGATATTCCCGTATTTATAGAAGATGGGACCGTGAGACCAGgtattttggttttgattaATGATACCGATTGGGAATTAGAAGGTATGGAAGAATATGTTATTGAAAGCGGAGATGTATTTACTTTTACCAGTACATTGCATGGGGGTTAA
- the WBP1 gene encoding dolichyl-diphosphooligosaccharide-protein glycotransferase (Putative oligosaccharyltransferase subunit; Spider biofilm repressed), with product MLKQLYFFLVCLLWTTVNASRFDVEHALVLYDPELLPLNDTSSLTPEVAQFIEYLSDKFDVKISDYNSEDINLFFDDYPRYEHLVLFPSSKKTITSKEALSSHNLLRFINENSNIFVVGGSQSVLPDGLRGFLNELGVFPSPKNYKYIDHFNSKNGVVQLNRDNVVEGNRLVQELSVTKYDGNAALISNNELIFPIVRSSATGYTNKVGEPIDADKTWTFGEQGYLAVGFEALNNARLVWVGSNSLLAEPQLYKWCFQQQGKLKLQFVEHIKADEPSKPNPHLYRIKDQAIYTIGVSEFVDGKWIPFEVKDEKDQLQLSFKMLDPYQRLNLKPLGPVSAISNSTELDTYAYFVNFTVPDHHGMFTFELDYKRPGLSYLVDKRVVTVRHFANDEFKRSWDISNSWLYVASAVFVIIAWFVFVVSYIYIGKSNYSKKNV from the coding sequence ATGTTGAAACAATTATACTTTTTCTTAGTGTGTTTATTGTGGACAACTGTCAATGCATCACGATTTGATGTTGAACATGCATTGGTGTTATATGATCCAGAATTGCTTCCATTAAATGACACAAGTTCTTTGACTCCAGAAGTTGCCCAATTCATAGAGTATTTGTCAGATAAGTTTGACGTGAAAATCAGTGATTACAACAGCGAAgatatcaatttgttttttgatGACTACCCTCGTTACGAGCATCTTGTATTGTTTCCATCATCCAAGAAAACTATTACATCTAAAGAGGCATTGAGTCTGCACAATTTATTACGattcattaatgaaaatagtaacatttttgttgttggtggaTCACAAAGTGTTTTACCTGATGGATTAAGAGGATTCTTAAATGAGCTTGGTGTCTTCCCATCGCCAAAGAATTACAAGTACATTGATCATTTCAACAGCAAAAATGGTGTCGTCCAATTGAATCGTGACAATGTTGTCGAGGGAAATAGATTAGTTCAAGAATTGTCTGTAACCAAATACGATGGTAATGCTGCTTTGATTTCGAACAATGAATTAATCTTCCCCATTGTTAGAAGTTCAGCAACAGGATACACCAACAAAGTTGGTGAACCGATTGATGCTGACAAAACATGGACCTTTGGTGAGCAAGGTTATTTGGCAGTTGGGTTCGAAGCTTTGAATAATGCCAGATTAGTTTGGGTTGGGTCCAATTCCTTGTTGGCAGAACCTCAATTGTATAAATGGTGTTTCCAACAACAGGGTAAATTGAAGTTGCAATTTGTGGAGCACATAAAAGCCGACGAACCAAGTAAACCAAATCCACATTTGTACAGAATTAAAGATCAAGCAATTTACACTATTGGAGTATCTGAATTTGTCGATGGAAAGTGGATCCCATTTGAGGTTAAAGACGAAAAAGATCAATTACAATTGTCTTTCAAGATGTTGGATCCTTACCAAAGATTAAACTTGAAACCGCTTGGCCCAGTGAGTGCCATCAGTAATAGTACAGAATTAGATACCTATGCCTACTTTGTTAACTTTACTGTTCCTGACCATCATGGTATGTTTACCTTTGAATTGGACTACAAGAGACCTGGGTTATCCTATTTAGTTGACAAAAGAGTAGTCACCGTGAGACACTTCGCAAACGATGAATTCAAAAGATCATGggatatttcaaattcctGGTTATACGTTGCTAGTGCCGTGTTTGTAATTATTGCATGgtttgtatttgttgtttcttaCATTTACATCGGCAAATCAAActattccaaaaaaaatgtatag
- a CDS encoding mannosylinositol phosphorylceramide synthase regulatory subunit (Ortholog(s) have enzyme regulator activity, role in cellular calcium ion homeostasis and integral component of endoplasmic reticulum membrane localization), producing the protein MAITNLLESQDAHSEASLHAVSKTKILFIVILFIVSLTSFVFQTEFTSQAYKLKFSEPVVLLAVTHGSWWLLWPIQIIFVSLWRTTSKMKKTDKEATISNSVGSGIQYQRLNSNSGLLENEGDSTQQQNQLQVPLHQINYFTYFKKCIVKQFHNVYHTSILIYQSNVKGDRSTTYLNQLIDENPHISNSSSIRECIKTFIATPSIRYVIIKAFIITVVLTLAGFTWYGAMSMTYPSDVTAIYNCSAFTAYAFAIPLLNEKFSWLKASSVIIALSGVFIVAYSGDDSKDQPKEENPYPLRFWGNLLILTGAVLYGYYEVLYKKYLCIPEHLSKITTPRRQSTFANFVMGFFGIYTLTILVTILIFAEVFHIHHFNLFDYGDNTTTIWLYISGSIVSNLLFSASFLSLMALTSPVLSSVSSLLTIFLIGLVEWWVFGNKLGFQQLVGDLLVIVGFVMLTIASWKEISEGNEDDEVDAVSTYSFALSTEENR; encoded by the coding sequence ATGGCTATTACAAACTTGCTAGAAAGCCAGGATGCACATTCAGAAGCTAGCTTACATGCggtttcaaaaacaaaaattttatttatagtaatattatttattgtaTCATTAACActgtttgtttttcaaactGAATTCACATCACAAGCATACAAGTTGAAATTTCTGGAACCGGTAGTGTTACTAGCTGTCACTCATGGTTCCTGGTGGCTCTTATGGCccattcaaattatttttgtgTCACTTTGGAGAACGAcactgaagatgaagaaaacaGATAAAGAGGCAACTATAAGCAATAGTGTTGGATCAGGTATTCAATATCAACGTTTAAACTCTAACTCAGGATTGTTGGAAAATGAAGGTGACTCaactcaacaacaaaaccaatTGCAGGTTCCCTTGCACCAGATCAACTACTTTACCTACTTTAAAAAATGCATAGTCAAACAATTTCATAACGTTTATCACACGTCGATTTTGATCTACCAGTCAAATGTCAAAGGAGATAGATCAACGACTTACTTGAATCAACTCATTGACGAGAATCCGCACATTTCCAATTCTAGTTCCATTCGTGAATGTATTAAAACATTTATTGCTACTCCTTCCATTAGATATGTCATTATCAAAGCATTTATCATTACAGTGGTATTGACCCTTGCTGGGTTTACGTGGTACGGTGCAATGTCTATGACATATCCTTCAGATGTTACGGCTATTTACAATTGTTCCGCATTCACAGCGTATGCGTTTGCTATaccattattaaatgaGAAATTTTCATGGTTAAAGGCAAGTTCTGTCATCATAGCTCTTTCTGGGGTGTTTATTGTTGCATATTCCGGAGATGATAGCAAAGATCaaccaaaagaagaaaaccCTTATCCCTTACGATTCTGGGGAAATTTACTTATATTAACAGGAGCGGTACTTTATGGTTATTATGAGGTTTTATATAAGAAATACCTTTGCATACCAGAACATTTATCGAAAATCACTACACCAAGACGTCAACTGACATTTGCAAATTTTGTCATGGGGTTCTTTGGGATATATACTTTGACCATTCTCGTTACAATTTTAATCTTTGCAGAGGTATTCCACATTCAtcattttaatttattcGACTATGGCGACAACACTACCACCATTTGGCTATACATTTCTGGATCCATAGTGagcaatttattatttagtGCGTCATTTTTATCTTTGATGGCATTGACAAGTCCAGTTTTGTCATCTGTTAGTTCTTTATTGACTATCTTTTTGATTGGGTTGGTGGAATGGTGGGTTTTCGGAAACAAGTTGGGGTTCCAACAATTAGTGGGAGACTTGCTTGTGATTGTAGGATTTGTTATGTTAACAATAGCATCATGGAAGGAAATCAGTGAAGGTAATGAGGATGATGAAGTGGATGCGGTTAGTACTTACTCATTTGCATTAAGTACAGAAGAGAACCGATAA
- the ARL3 gene encoding Arf family GTPase (Putative Ras superfamily GTPase; induced by nitric oxide independent of Yhb1p), translated as MFHLASSLYTQYTKREQYNILILGLDNAGKTTFLEHLKLLYSSSTESANKNQLSKNSTTSDDQPRSTSDVIKSKRILPTVGQNTTTIKFESKDSDSPLASQFKNINLKFWDLGGQKSLRNMWSRYFKQCHGIIFIIDSTDTERFQECYETLIDIAHDDIWMQIDDDDDNDNDNSNVDGTVNVPILMMANKQDLPQAVDLVSLKTGVFIKLVSELEATDSKLLPVSVLENQGLQESLEWLVTRLIYNKRNKKPEYK; from the coding sequence ATGTTTCATCTAGCATCGTCGTTGTACACTCAATACACCAAAAGAGAGCAATACAATATTCTTATTTTAGGATTGGACAATGCAGGCAAAACGACATTCTTGGAACATTTGAAGTTATTATATTCATCCTCCACGGAATCAGCAAACAAGAATCAATTATCCAAGAACTCAACCACCAGTGACGACCAACCCCGATCAACATCAGATGTGATCAAATCTAAACGGATTTTACCCACAGTTGGTCAAAACActacaacaataaaattcGAGTCCAAGGATTCGGATTCACCCTTAGCGTCACAATTTAAAAAcataaatttgaaattttgggATTTAGGGGGACAGAAATCATTGCGGAATATGTGGTCCAGGTACTTTAAGCAATGCCATGGCatcatatttataattgattcTACTGATACTGAAAGGTTTCAGGAATGCTATGAAAcattgattgatattgCACATGACGATATTTGGATGCAGAttgacgacgacgacgacaACGACAACGACAACAGCAATGTTGACGGAACAGTAAATGTGCCAATACTAATGATGGCAAACAAGCAAGATCTACCGCAGGCTGTAGATTTGGTTTCTCTCAAAACCGGGGTGTTTATCAAATTAGTCAGCGAATTGGAAGCTACCGACTCAAAGTTATTGCCAGTGTCGGTCTTGGAAAATCAAGGATTGCAAGAAAGTTTAGAATGGTTAGTGACGCGATTGATTTACAACAAACGTAACAAAAAGCCTGAGTATAAGTGA
- the FGR16 gene encoding U4/U6-U5 snRNP complex subunit (Protein lacking an ortholog in S. cerevisiae; transposon mutation affects filamentous growth; fluconazole-downregulated) — MTENTTPYYKKQASYQDKRYTINKSNLIEPIIRHRIQDSLFYKQHLYLSNEATILPIIIEHVHYIGGTDSSNRPSTFISCLFRLLELEPSKEIIKTYLTQLDFNEFKYLTALTLIYIRLTYPSQEVYSIFDQYFQDFRKLRIKLKTPVFDSQKLPIHYKITFIDEWVDTLLVNERVIDLMLPRLIPRTTLVERGQLAPRQYYIDVSDEEEKDAGEEEKDAGEEEDNDYESDSD, encoded by the coding sequence ATGACTGAAAATACAACACCTTATTACAAGAAACAGGCATCATACCAAGATAAACGGTATACCATAAACAAGTCCAATTTAATCGAACCGATTATTCGACATCGAATACAAGACTCCTTATTTTACAAACAACATTTATATTTGAGTAATGAGGCAACAATACTACCGATTATTATCGAACATGTACATTACATTGGAGGTACAGATTCTTCAAACCGACCAAGCACTTTTATATCGTGTTTATTCAGATTGTTAGAACTTGAACCAAGTAAAGAGATAATCAAAACATATTTGACCCAGCTTGATTTTAATGAGTTCAAGTACCTCACGGCATTGACATTGATTTACATCCGCTTAACATATCCAAGTCAGGAAGTATATTCCATATTTGATCAATACTTTCAAGATTTCCGGAAGTTAcgaataaaattgaaaacgCCAGTGTTTGACTCACAGAAATTGCCCATTCATTATAAAATCACATTTATTGACGAATGGGTGGATACATTATTGGTGAATGAACGagtaattgatttgatgtTACCACGACTAATACCAAGAACAACGCTTGTTGAGCGTGGTCAACTTGCTCCAAGACAATATTACATTGACGTCAGTGACGAAGAAGAGAAAGATGCTGGCGAAGAAGAGAAAGATGCTGgcgaagaagaagataatgattatgaaaGTGATAGTGATTAG